In Humulus lupulus chromosome 6, drHumLupu1.1, whole genome shotgun sequence, a single genomic region encodes these proteins:
- the LOC133785048 gene encoding uncharacterized protein LOC133785048: MVTTQSRQKSYADLKRRHVEFVVGDHVNQCVTPRKGILVKWFGKKGKISPRYVKLFEILDRVGNVTYRVAILPSLSGVHNVFHASQLQKYVSDPSHVLSYETLGLQEELSFDEHSVKILDRKDKVLRNKTISLVKVLWRNNFVDEATLELEFDMQQQYPGLFE, encoded by the coding sequence ATGGTCACaactcagagcagacagaagtcTTATGCAGACCTAAAGCGCAGGCATGTTGAGTTTGTTGTTGGTGATCATGTAAATCAGTGTGTGACTCCAAGGAAAGGAATCTTGGTGAAGTGGTTTGGTAAGAAGGGAAAGATAAGTCCCAGATATGTCAAActttttgagattttggacagagtggGAAATGTGACTTACAGGGTAGCTATACTACCATCATTGTCCGGggtgcacaacgtatttcatgcGTCACAACTTCAGAAATATGTGTCCGACCCCTCGCATGTGCTTAGCTATGAGACCTTGGGTTTGCAGGAGGAGTTGTCATTCGATGAGCATTCAGTGAAAATACTCGATCGAAAGGACAAAGTCCTAAGAAATAAGACCATTTCCTTGGtgaaggtattgtggaggaacaattTTGTTGATGAGGCAACCTTGGAATTAGAGTTCGATATGCAGCAGCAATATCCCGGGTTGTTTGAGTAA